The proteins below come from a single Chryseobacterium bernardetii genomic window:
- a CDS encoding MerC domain-containing protein — translation MKSKILDAVGISAAVLCLIHCIVFPLLLIIPLGISHNPYIDLIFLIIGTLVVYRQTKTIPNNWLRILFWSSIGLIAASILFDLIFEVHLPLIYAGTAGLITAHIINFKNHKH, via the coding sequence ATGAAGTCTAAAATTCTAGATGCCGTAGGAATCTCTGCCGCCGTTTTATGCCTGATTCACTGCATTGTTTTCCCTTTATTGCTTATCATTCCGTTGGGAATATCACATAATCCGTATATCGACCTGATATTTCTTATTATCGGAACCCTTGTGGTTTACAGACAAACAAAAACAATACCCAATAATTGGTTACGGATTTTATTCTGGTCTTCCATCGGATTAATTGCTGCTTCCATATTATTTGACCTGATCTTTGAAGTTCATCTGCCTTTAATCTATGCAGGAACCGCAGGACTCATTACAGCCCATATCATCAACTTTAAAAATCATAAACATTAG
- a CDS encoding GTP-binding protein has protein sequence MKKKLPVTVLSGFLGAGKTTLLNHILHNKQGLKVAVIVNDMSEVNIDARLVENQNTLSRTEEKLVEMSNGCICCTLREDLMVEVERLAHENRFDYLLIESTGISEPIPVAQTFTYTDEENGIDLSRFSYIDTMVTVVDGFNFMKDFASHERLADRDLTDIEGDHRTIVNLLTDQIEFANVIILNKTDLVDSGTLGFLKSAIKKLNPEAAIMESEFGKIDPQHILNTKLFDFDKAQASAGWQKELQSEHHTPETEEYGIGSLVFRDKRPFHPLRLWEFLNNYPEGILRAKGLFWLASRSDDALNFSQAGGSFRLEKAGVWWSSMPMSHRVQYASFVENQEFIESRWDKYWGDRINELVFIGQYLDKEQILQDLSICLINDQEKELFDQKIDFEDPFPQHI, from the coding sequence ATGAAGAAGAAACTCCCCGTAACAGTACTCAGCGGCTTTTTAGGAGCCGGAAAAACAACCTTATTAAACCATATTCTGCATAATAAACAAGGTTTAAAAGTAGCTGTTATTGTGAATGATATGAGCGAAGTGAATATTGATGCCCGGTTGGTAGAGAATCAGAATACCCTTTCCAGAACGGAAGAAAAACTGGTTGAAATGAGTAATGGATGCATCTGCTGTACGTTGAGAGAAGATCTTATGGTAGAAGTGGAACGTTTAGCCCACGAAAACCGTTTCGACTATCTTTTGATCGAAAGTACAGGCATCAGCGAACCTATTCCCGTAGCACAAACATTTACTTATACTGACGAAGAAAATGGAATAGACCTTTCCCGTTTCAGCTATATAGACACCATGGTAACAGTAGTAGATGGGTTTAATTTCATGAAAGATTTTGCTTCCCATGAACGGTTGGCAGACCGTGATCTTACGGATATTGAAGGAGATCACCGTACTATTGTCAATCTTCTTACAGATCAGATTGAGTTTGCCAATGTTATTATTTTAAATAAAACAGACTTAGTTGACTCTGGAACACTTGGCTTTTTGAAATCAGCAATCAAGAAACTCAACCCTGAAGCTGCCATTATGGAATCAGAATTTGGCAAAATTGATCCTCAGCATATTTTAAATACAAAACTCTTTGATTTTGATAAAGCACAGGCGTCAGCAGGCTGGCAAAAAGAATTACAATCTGAACATCATACCCCTGAAACAGAAGAATACGGAATAGGTTCTTTGGTATTTAGAGATAAAAGGCCATTTCATCCGCTAAGGCTTTGGGAATTTCTCAATAATTATCCCGAAGGCATATTAAGGGCTAAAGGGCTTTTCTGGTTAGCCTCAAGATCAGATGATGCTTTAAATTTTTCCCAGGCAGGAGGCTCATTTCGCCTGGAGAAGGCAGGAGTGTGGTGGAGCAGTATGCCTATGAGCCATAGGGTGCAATACGCATCATTTGTAGAGAATCAGGAATTTATTGAGAGCAGATGGGATAAATACTGGGGTGACAGAATAAATGAACTGGTTTTTATAGGACAGTATCTGGATAAAGAACAAA